Proteins from a single region of Ziziphus jujuba cultivar Dongzao chromosome 1, ASM3175591v1:
- the LOC107417467 gene encoding uncharacterized protein At4g26450 isoform X1, with the protein MHARHRSPGNGYNRSGSGTGMVLGSSRISPETSIRNHGGFYSSSPSDYRNFNRGGGGGGGFGRNPHAAHSHPKSFQQQPPPPPPPPPPAPPLPRKPDIFMEAGRLAAEYLVSQGLLPSTVLSSKWQNGSFKKQQQQQVGELWQQDTENLQLPQEGGGGGRTSALARLGNAVSDTGSGRRRFVFDDFNSVGFRNHAKGGGGGRRRAGNNNYRGYGSDWGQREYSRSGSFPDRPSRVSPDTEFVVDDDGENFSGQRDELQVSKDVGNNGLQKFGLNDLASKSEDAADSEYKLEKYQFLDDRSGSRPSSSGWEDSSNRTGEETGAIETEDVRGNGKVEDSSGIDKTEKQNEELSIQQHKAVESDPSGNTSTDLLTLCKFAKVPTRTRSSLTSKSPKVDPPPTAELENDSEEATIVAHGGSSGDVLMEETHDSGHLDPKIIKAQADRAAENVKELDTAYTMEQNGCLRSLSFSDRAFMCHSDQEPSQGQIGFGSCGPMVKERGEKRVLEEKDMQEATKKSRVLLPSTVIEADESFRLSNLNEKELSLREGGAMSNEKAMMDVYHDGGVANDSSYPKEASEHCVKYAQEKQLFPGSFKICDLNLMEVSDTHDNHDGDPIIIYPTLSEIKREAAPLDIDLSISNSNAAGENSRCPLPVDGKEIEVIDLENDSAPEDKNLSIAERKTETVYGGLEGFSNHTQNTGDIPDVQDGYGLMMELLGNDFPNCSSVPEDINSMHNGISLHNGEATLADDDSIYMSLGEIPLTFLRPWEQPPPQEYGKPF; encoded by the exons ATGCATGCCCGGCATCGGAGCCCCGGAAATGGGTATAACAGGTCGGGTTCCGGTACCGGAATGGTTTTAGGTTCTTCTCGGATCTCACCCGAAACCTCTATAAGGAACCATGGTGGCTTCTACTCTTCTTCTCCTTCAGACTATCGCAATTTCAAtcgcggtggtggtggtggtgggggtTTTGGACGAAACCCTCACGCAGCTCATTCCCACCCCAAATCTTTTCAACAACAACCACCACCTCCTCCGCCGCCGCCACCACCTGCTCCTCCTCTCCCTCGCAAACCCGATATCTTTATGGAGGCAGGTCGACTCGCCGCCGAGTATTTGGTTTCCCAGGGATTGTTGCCTTCCACAGTTCTTTCTTCGAAATGGCAGAACGGAAGCTTCAAGAAGCAGCAGCAACAGCAGGTGGGAGAGTTATGGCAGCAGGATACAGAAAATCTTCAACTTCCGCAGgagggtggtggtggtggccgGACTTCGGCTCTTGCCCGGCTTGGGAATGCAGTTTCCGATACCGGTTCAGGTAGGAGGAGGTTTGTTTTTGATGACTTTAACTCGGTAGGGTTTAGAAATCATGCCAAAGGAGGAGGTGGTGGAAGAAGGAGGGCAGGGAATAATAATTATAGAGGTTATGGTTCTGACTGGGGACAACGAGAATATAGCAGGAGTGGCTCTTTTCCTGATAGACCTAGTAGGGTTTCGCCAGACACCGAGTttgttgttgatgatgatggcGAAAATTTTTCTGGGCAGCGTGATGAGCTGCAAGTTAGTAAAGATGTTGGCAATAATGGGTTGCAAAAGTTTGGCTTGAATGATTTAGCTTCTAAAAGTGAGGATGCAGCTGATTCAGAATATAAATTGGAAAAGTACCAGTTTTTGGATGACAGAAGTGGCTCAAGGCCAAGTTCTAGCGGATGGGAAGACTCGTCGAACCGGACCGGAGAGGAAACCGGTGCCATTGAAACTGAAGATGTTAGAGGGAATGGGAAGGTTGAGGATTCTTCTGGTATTGATAAAACTGAGAAACAGAATGAGGAATTGTCCATTCAGCAGCATAAAGCCGTGGAGAGTGATCCCTCAGGCAACACTAGCACTGATTTACTAACATTGTGCAAATTTGCTAAGGTTCCCACCAGAACCCGCTCTTCTTTGACTTCTAAAAGCCCAAAGGTTGATCCACCTCCAACCGCTGAACTAGAAAACGATTCGGAAGAGGCCACTATAGTTGCTCATGGTGGTTCCTCAGGTGATGTCCTAATGGAAGAAACTCATGATTCAGGACATCTCGACCCCAAAATTATTAAAGCTCAGGCTGACCGGGCTGCTGAAAATGTGAAAGAATTAGATACcgcttatacaatggaacagAATGGTTGCTTACGATCTCTATCTTTCTCTGATAGAGCTTTTATGTGTCACAGTGATCAAGAACCAAGTCAGGGACAgattggatttggaagttgCGGCCCCATGGTTAAGGAAAGAGGGGAGAAACGAGttttagaagaaaaagatatgCAGGAGGCCACCAAGAAATCAAGAGTGTTGCTTCCTTCCACGGTTATTGAGGCAGATGAGAGCTTCCGCCTTTCTAATTTGAATGAAAAGGAACTCAGTTTACGGGAAGGTGGTGCTATGTCCAATGAGAAAGCTATGATGGACGTTTATCATGATGGTGGAGTGGCAAATGATTCTTCGTACCCAAAAGAGGCAAGTGAACACTGTGTCAAGTATGCACAAGAAAAGCAGCTTTTTCCAGGTTCATTTAAGATCTGTGACCTTAATCTCATGGAAGTTTCTGATACACATGACAACCATGATGGTGATCCAATTATTATTTACCCCACTCTTTCTGAAATAAAAAGAGAAGCAGCACCATTAGATATTGACTTGTCAATTAGTAACTCCAATGCAGCTGGTGAGAATAGTAGGTGCCCACTCCCAGTTGATGGGAAAGAGATTGAAGTCATAGATTTAGAAAATGATTCTGCCCCAGAAGACAAGAACTTAAGTATTGCAGAGAGAAA GACAGAGACTGTATACGGTGGTCTGGAGGGCTTTTCTAACCACACTCAGAATACTGGTGATATTCCTGACGTTCAAGATGGTTATGGGCTTATGATGGAGTTGCTTGGAAATGATTTTCCAAATTGTTCGTCAGTACCGGAGGACATTAATTCTATGCATAATGGCATTAGTCTTCACAATGGAGAG GCGACTCTTGCGGATGATGATTCAATATATATGTCCTTGGGAGAAATACCATTAA CCTTTCTGAGGCCCTGGGAGCAGCCGCCACCGCAAGAGTATGGGAAGCCATTTTGA
- the LOC107417467 gene encoding uncharacterized protein At4g26450 isoform X3, translating into MHARHRSPGNGYNRSGSGTGMVLGSSRISPETSIRNHGGFYSSSPSDYRNFNRGGGGGGGFGRNPHAAHSHPKSFQQQPPPPPPPPPPAPPLPRKPDIFMEAGRLAAEYLVSQGLLPSTVLSSKWQNGSFKKQQQQQVGELWQQDTENLQLPQEGGGGGRTSALARLGNAVSDTGSGRRRFVFDDFNSVGFRNHAKGGGGGRRRAGNNNYRGYGSDWGQREYSRSGSFPDRPSRVSPDTEFVVDDDGENFSGQRDELQVSKDVGNNGLQKFGLNDLASKSEDAADSEYKLEKYQFLDDRSGSRPSSSGWEDSSNRTGEETGAIETEDVRGNGKVEDSSGIDKTEKQNEELSIQQHKAVESDPSGNTSTDLLTLCKFAKVPTRTRSSLTSKSPKVDPPPTAELENDSEEATIVAHGGSSGDVLMEETHDSGHLDPKIIKAQADRAAENVKELDTAYTMEQNGCLRSLSFSDRAFMCHSDQEPSQGQIGFGSCGPMVKERGEKRVLEEKDMQEATKKSRVLLPSTVIEADESFRLSNLNEKELSLREGGAMSNEKAMMDVYHDGGVANDSSYPKEASEHCVKYAQEKQLFPGSFKICDLNLMEVSDTHDNHDGDPIIIYPTLSEIKREAAPLDIDLSISNSNAAGENSRCPLPVDGKEIEVIDLENDSAPEDKNLSIAERKTETVYGGLEGFSNHTQNTGDIPDVQDGYGLMMELLGNDFPNCSSVPEDINSMHNGISLHNGEPF; encoded by the exons ATGCATGCCCGGCATCGGAGCCCCGGAAATGGGTATAACAGGTCGGGTTCCGGTACCGGAATGGTTTTAGGTTCTTCTCGGATCTCACCCGAAACCTCTATAAGGAACCATGGTGGCTTCTACTCTTCTTCTCCTTCAGACTATCGCAATTTCAAtcgcggtggtggtggtggtgggggtTTTGGACGAAACCCTCACGCAGCTCATTCCCACCCCAAATCTTTTCAACAACAACCACCACCTCCTCCGCCGCCGCCACCACCTGCTCCTCCTCTCCCTCGCAAACCCGATATCTTTATGGAGGCAGGTCGACTCGCCGCCGAGTATTTGGTTTCCCAGGGATTGTTGCCTTCCACAGTTCTTTCTTCGAAATGGCAGAACGGAAGCTTCAAGAAGCAGCAGCAACAGCAGGTGGGAGAGTTATGGCAGCAGGATACAGAAAATCTTCAACTTCCGCAGgagggtggtggtggtggccgGACTTCGGCTCTTGCCCGGCTTGGGAATGCAGTTTCCGATACCGGTTCAGGTAGGAGGAGGTTTGTTTTTGATGACTTTAACTCGGTAGGGTTTAGAAATCATGCCAAAGGAGGAGGTGGTGGAAGAAGGAGGGCAGGGAATAATAATTATAGAGGTTATGGTTCTGACTGGGGACAACGAGAATATAGCAGGAGTGGCTCTTTTCCTGATAGACCTAGTAGGGTTTCGCCAGACACCGAGTttgttgttgatgatgatggcGAAAATTTTTCTGGGCAGCGTGATGAGCTGCAAGTTAGTAAAGATGTTGGCAATAATGGGTTGCAAAAGTTTGGCTTGAATGATTTAGCTTCTAAAAGTGAGGATGCAGCTGATTCAGAATATAAATTGGAAAAGTACCAGTTTTTGGATGACAGAAGTGGCTCAAGGCCAAGTTCTAGCGGATGGGAAGACTCGTCGAACCGGACCGGAGAGGAAACCGGTGCCATTGAAACTGAAGATGTTAGAGGGAATGGGAAGGTTGAGGATTCTTCTGGTATTGATAAAACTGAGAAACAGAATGAGGAATTGTCCATTCAGCAGCATAAAGCCGTGGAGAGTGATCCCTCAGGCAACACTAGCACTGATTTACTAACATTGTGCAAATTTGCTAAGGTTCCCACCAGAACCCGCTCTTCTTTGACTTCTAAAAGCCCAAAGGTTGATCCACCTCCAACCGCTGAACTAGAAAACGATTCGGAAGAGGCCACTATAGTTGCTCATGGTGGTTCCTCAGGTGATGTCCTAATGGAAGAAACTCATGATTCAGGACATCTCGACCCCAAAATTATTAAAGCTCAGGCTGACCGGGCTGCTGAAAATGTGAAAGAATTAGATACcgcttatacaatggaacagAATGGTTGCTTACGATCTCTATCTTTCTCTGATAGAGCTTTTATGTGTCACAGTGATCAAGAACCAAGTCAGGGACAgattggatttggaagttgCGGCCCCATGGTTAAGGAAAGAGGGGAGAAACGAGttttagaagaaaaagatatgCAGGAGGCCACCAAGAAATCAAGAGTGTTGCTTCCTTCCACGGTTATTGAGGCAGATGAGAGCTTCCGCCTTTCTAATTTGAATGAAAAGGAACTCAGTTTACGGGAAGGTGGTGCTATGTCCAATGAGAAAGCTATGATGGACGTTTATCATGATGGTGGAGTGGCAAATGATTCTTCGTACCCAAAAGAGGCAAGTGAACACTGTGTCAAGTATGCACAAGAAAAGCAGCTTTTTCCAGGTTCATTTAAGATCTGTGACCTTAATCTCATGGAAGTTTCTGATACACATGACAACCATGATGGTGATCCAATTATTATTTACCCCACTCTTTCTGAAATAAAAAGAGAAGCAGCACCATTAGATATTGACTTGTCAATTAGTAACTCCAATGCAGCTGGTGAGAATAGTAGGTGCCCACTCCCAGTTGATGGGAAAGAGATTGAAGTCATAGATTTAGAAAATGATTCTGCCCCAGAAGACAAGAACTTAAGTATTGCAGAGAGAAA GACAGAGACTGTATACGGTGGTCTGGAGGGCTTTTCTAACCACACTCAGAATACTGGTGATATTCCTGACGTTCAAGATGGTTATGGGCTTATGATGGAGTTGCTTGGAAATGATTTTCCAAATTGTTCGTCAGTACCGGAGGACATTAATTCTATGCATAATGGCATTAGTCTTCACAATGGAGAG CCTTTCTGA
- the LOC107417467 gene encoding uncharacterized protein At4g26450 isoform X2, translating to MHARHRSPGNGYNRSGSGTGMVLGSSRISPETSIRNHGGFYSSSPSDYRNFNRGGGGGGGFGRNPHAAHSHPKSFQQQPPPPPPPPPPAPPLPRKPDIFMEAGRLAAEYLVSQGLLPSTVLSSKWQNGSFKKQQQQQVGELWQQDTENLQLPQEGGGGGRTSALARLGNAVSDTGSGRRRFVFDDFNSVGFRNHAKGGGGGRRRAGNNNYRGYGSDWGQREYSRSGSFPDRPSRVSPDTEFVVDDDGENFSGQRDELQVSKDVGNNGLQKFGLNDLASKSEDAADSEYKLEKYQFLDDRSGSRPSSSGWEDSSNRTGEETGAIETEDVRGNGKVEDSSGIDKTEKQNEELSIQQHKAVESDPSGNTSTDLLTLCKFAKVPTRTRSSLTSKSPKVDPPPTAELENDSEEATIVAHGGSSGDVLMEETHDSGHLDPKIIKAQADRAAENVKELDTAYTMEQNGCLRSLSFSDRAFMCHSDQEPSQGQIGFGSCGPMVKERGEKRVLEEKDMQEATKKSRVLLPSTVIEADESFRLSNLNEKELSLREGGAMSNEKAMMDVYHDGGVANDSSYPKEASEHCVKYAQEKQLFPGSFKICDLNLMEVSDTHDNHDGDPIIIYPTLSEIKREAAPLDIDLSISNSNAAGENSRCPLPVDGKEIEVIDLENDSAPEDKNLSIAERKTETVYGGLEGFSNHTQNTGDIPDVQDGYGLMMELLGNDFPNCSSVPEDINSMHNGISLHNGEATLADDDSIYMSLGEIPLSMPDF from the exons ATGCATGCCCGGCATCGGAGCCCCGGAAATGGGTATAACAGGTCGGGTTCCGGTACCGGAATGGTTTTAGGTTCTTCTCGGATCTCACCCGAAACCTCTATAAGGAACCATGGTGGCTTCTACTCTTCTTCTCCTTCAGACTATCGCAATTTCAAtcgcggtggtggtggtggtgggggtTTTGGACGAAACCCTCACGCAGCTCATTCCCACCCCAAATCTTTTCAACAACAACCACCACCTCCTCCGCCGCCGCCACCACCTGCTCCTCCTCTCCCTCGCAAACCCGATATCTTTATGGAGGCAGGTCGACTCGCCGCCGAGTATTTGGTTTCCCAGGGATTGTTGCCTTCCACAGTTCTTTCTTCGAAATGGCAGAACGGAAGCTTCAAGAAGCAGCAGCAACAGCAGGTGGGAGAGTTATGGCAGCAGGATACAGAAAATCTTCAACTTCCGCAGgagggtggtggtggtggccgGACTTCGGCTCTTGCCCGGCTTGGGAATGCAGTTTCCGATACCGGTTCAGGTAGGAGGAGGTTTGTTTTTGATGACTTTAACTCGGTAGGGTTTAGAAATCATGCCAAAGGAGGAGGTGGTGGAAGAAGGAGGGCAGGGAATAATAATTATAGAGGTTATGGTTCTGACTGGGGACAACGAGAATATAGCAGGAGTGGCTCTTTTCCTGATAGACCTAGTAGGGTTTCGCCAGACACCGAGTttgttgttgatgatgatggcGAAAATTTTTCTGGGCAGCGTGATGAGCTGCAAGTTAGTAAAGATGTTGGCAATAATGGGTTGCAAAAGTTTGGCTTGAATGATTTAGCTTCTAAAAGTGAGGATGCAGCTGATTCAGAATATAAATTGGAAAAGTACCAGTTTTTGGATGACAGAAGTGGCTCAAGGCCAAGTTCTAGCGGATGGGAAGACTCGTCGAACCGGACCGGAGAGGAAACCGGTGCCATTGAAACTGAAGATGTTAGAGGGAATGGGAAGGTTGAGGATTCTTCTGGTATTGATAAAACTGAGAAACAGAATGAGGAATTGTCCATTCAGCAGCATAAAGCCGTGGAGAGTGATCCCTCAGGCAACACTAGCACTGATTTACTAACATTGTGCAAATTTGCTAAGGTTCCCACCAGAACCCGCTCTTCTTTGACTTCTAAAAGCCCAAAGGTTGATCCACCTCCAACCGCTGAACTAGAAAACGATTCGGAAGAGGCCACTATAGTTGCTCATGGTGGTTCCTCAGGTGATGTCCTAATGGAAGAAACTCATGATTCAGGACATCTCGACCCCAAAATTATTAAAGCTCAGGCTGACCGGGCTGCTGAAAATGTGAAAGAATTAGATACcgcttatacaatggaacagAATGGTTGCTTACGATCTCTATCTTTCTCTGATAGAGCTTTTATGTGTCACAGTGATCAAGAACCAAGTCAGGGACAgattggatttggaagttgCGGCCCCATGGTTAAGGAAAGAGGGGAGAAACGAGttttagaagaaaaagatatgCAGGAGGCCACCAAGAAATCAAGAGTGTTGCTTCCTTCCACGGTTATTGAGGCAGATGAGAGCTTCCGCCTTTCTAATTTGAATGAAAAGGAACTCAGTTTACGGGAAGGTGGTGCTATGTCCAATGAGAAAGCTATGATGGACGTTTATCATGATGGTGGAGTGGCAAATGATTCTTCGTACCCAAAAGAGGCAAGTGAACACTGTGTCAAGTATGCACAAGAAAAGCAGCTTTTTCCAGGTTCATTTAAGATCTGTGACCTTAATCTCATGGAAGTTTCTGATACACATGACAACCATGATGGTGATCCAATTATTATTTACCCCACTCTTTCTGAAATAAAAAGAGAAGCAGCACCATTAGATATTGACTTGTCAATTAGTAACTCCAATGCAGCTGGTGAGAATAGTAGGTGCCCACTCCCAGTTGATGGGAAAGAGATTGAAGTCATAGATTTAGAAAATGATTCTGCCCCAGAAGACAAGAACTTAAGTATTGCAGAGAGAAA GACAGAGACTGTATACGGTGGTCTGGAGGGCTTTTCTAACCACACTCAGAATACTGGTGATATTCCTGACGTTCAAGATGGTTATGGGCTTATGATGGAGTTGCTTGGAAATGATTTTCCAAATTGTTCGTCAGTACCGGAGGACATTAATTCTATGCATAATGGCATTAGTCTTCACAATGGAGAG GCGACTCTTGCGGATGATGATTCAATATATATGTCCTTGGGAGAAATACCATTAAGTATGccagatttttaa